Proteins found in one Xyrauchen texanus isolate HMW12.3.18 chromosome 30, RBS_HiC_50CHRs, whole genome shotgun sequence genomic segment:
- the lats1 gene encoding serine/threonine-protein kinase LATS1 isoform X2: protein MKRSEKSEGYRQMRPKTFPASNYSGNSQQMLQEIRESLRNLSRPSDGLKADMSTGKSPSDDPRQQGRSTNPKNPYHKALQEIRRSLLPFANEPTSSVHTTDINKHMLQELQDAGFDEELVVHALKQTNSRSVEAAIEYISKMNFQETAREQITVAAARPANTGIKQTGPAQIQQPVLRRQSWKGSKESLAQQRHSALMTDSMMYRPSSPGPQGDLSRPATFPQNLAAAAASGQRVNPPIPRQVQSITPPPSSWDSNPSTKRYSGNLDYLVPRISPVPQGPWPDGYTNPPSQAQRGLSQVPVGRQPIIMQNSGGNKFTFPPAWPQNGTNRQPPPPPYPMHQTNRQSPTAQQMQSSAAVPSNGANLPTTMLVPNRNSHNLDMYNFGALPQVRPPMQQPQMSPGHSSNQDAPLSWPHSVPGRSNSFTNAQSSGRQCPSAQSSQPSATTVTTITQAPILQPVKSMRVQKPELHTAVAPSHPPWMQQPAPPPGAFKEPPAPAGPVSQIPAAVEVPSYQGPPPPYPKHLLQQPPPPGYDPVPKPSSKEDEGADNDTDSTCSSERAESSEEREKKQITTSPVPVRRNKRDEERKGESRVPMYSPQAFKFFMEQHVENILKNHQQRIRRKKQLESEMQRFVDPLRFLLSFLQLF from the exons ATGAAGAGGTCAGAGAAATCCGAAGGATACAGACAGATGCGACCCAAGACGTTCCCTGCGAGCAACTACAGTGGCAATAGTCAACAGATGTTACAGGAGATCCGGGAGAGCCTGCGGAACCTCTCGCGGCCATCGGACGGTCTCAAGGCTGACATGAGCACTGGGAAAAGCCCTTCGGACGATCCCAGACAACAAGGGCGCAGCACCAACCCCAAAAACCCCTATCACAAAGCTCTTCAGGAGATCCGCAGATCACTGCTGCCGTTCGCCAATGAACCTACCTCCAGTGTGCACACTACAGACATCAACAAACACATGCTGCAAGAGCTGCAAGATGCTGGTTTTGATGAG GAGTTGGTGGTTCATGCTCTGAAGCAGACAAACAGTCGTAGTGTGGAGGCAGCCATAGAATACATCAGTAAGATGAACTTCCAGGAGACTGCGAGAGAGCAGATAACAGTCGCTGCAGCACGTCCTGCAAACACCGGCATAAAGCAAACAG GTCCAGCTCAAATACAACAGCCAGTGTTGCGGCGGCAAAGCTGGAAGGGCTCTAAGGAATCTTTGGCCCAACAGCGACACAGTGCGCTGATGACTGACAGCATGATGTACCGTCCCAGTAGCCCTGGACCTCAAGGGGACCTCTCACGACCTGCAACCTTTCCTCAAAatcttgctgctgctgctgctagcgGCCAGCGAGTGAACCCTCCCATTCCAAGGCAGGTGCAAAGCATCACCCCTCCACCCTCTTCATGGGACTCCAACCCCTCAACAAAGCGGTATTCTGGGAACCTGGATTACCTGGTGCCCCGTATCTCCCCTGTACCTCAAGGGCCCTGGCCCGATGGCTACACCAACCCTCCATCACAAGCACAGCGAGGTCTCAGTCAAGTTCCTGTGGGTCGGCAGCCTATCATCATGCAAAACTCGGGGGGCAATAAGTTCACCTTCCCTCCAGCCTGGCCTCAGAATGGCACCAACCGTCAACCGCCACCGCCTCCGTATCCAATGCATCAAACTAACAGACAGAGCCCCACTGCCCAGCAGATGCAGTCCAGTGCTGCTGTACCCTCTAATGGAGCCAACCTTCCTACGACCATGCTGGTGCCCAACCGCAACAGCCACAACCTTGACATGTACAACTTTGGAGCGCTTCCCCAGGTCAGACCACCCATGCAGCAGCCTCAGATGTCCCCCGGGCACAGCAGCAATCAGGACGCTCCTCTGTCATGGCCTCACAGTGTTCCGGGTCGCTCCAACTCCTTCACCAATGCCCAGTCCAGTGGACGTCAGTGCCCGTCTGCGCAGAGTTCTCAGCCTTCTGCAACTACTGTCACCACCATCACACAGGCCCCCATCCTGCAGCCAGTAAAGAGTATGCGTGTGCAAAAGCCAGAGCTGCACACCGCCGTGGCCCCTTCACACCCACCCTGGATGCAGCAGCCGGCCCCTCCCCCCGGTGCCTTTAAAGAGCCGCCTGCTCCAGCAGGGCCAGTGAGCCAGATTCCAGCTGCTGTGGAAGTCCCGAGCTACCAAGGCCCACCCCCTCCTTACCCTAAACACCTGCTACAGCAGCCTCCACCACCAGGGTATGATCCTGTCCCTAAACCTAGCAGCAAAGAGGATGAGGGGGCAGACAACGACACTGACAGCACCTGCTCCAGCGAGCGTGCAGAGAGCTCAGAGGAACGTGAGAAGAAGCAGATTACGACTTCGCCTGTGCCAGTGCGGCGTAACAAACGTGATGAGGAACGTAAGGGGGAGAGCAGAGTTCCCATGTACTCCCCACAGGCCTTCAAGTTCTTCATGGAGCAGCATGTGGAGAACATCCTGAAGAATCACCAACAGAGAATCCGGAGGAAGAAACAGTTGGAGAGCGAGATGCAACGG TTTGTGGATCCGCTCCgttttcttctctctttcttaCAGCTGTTCTGA